The Chitinophaga lutea genome contains the following window.
CTTTTTACCTGCCACTGGAACTTGCCCACTTTCCTGGCCAGTAACGGCAGGTCGAGCAGGGTGCGTTCCATATAATAAGCGATGGGGCTCAGTGCGCCGCTTTCCACCTTGTCGCGGGTCGCCGCCACGCGGTGCTCCACTTCTTCCCAGGCCTGGCCCAGCGCTACGTTCTCCGGTTCCCAGCCCACGCTCGAAACGGGGGCGGTATAGTTGCCCGAAGCATCCACCGCATAGAATAACTGTTTGAATGTACCACGATGCAGGTTATCACCATCCTGCGGAACTTCATCTTTTTTCATGGGTGCAGTTTTGAAGCATAAAGTACTATTACTGAAATGCAGCAGGAACCGGACATCATAACGGCCACTGCTGCATTACACTATTCTGATGATTGACTTATACTACCGTGATATGCGCGTACGCATACGAGAACCTTGCACTCTCCGGCACCATCATCACGATGGTATCGCCTTTCTTCAGTTTGTCCTGGTTGAGCAGCTCTTCCAGCATGAAGTAAGGAGAAGCGGTGCCCACATTGCCCACGCGGGTGAGGTTGGTGAACCATTTTTCCTGCGGGATGTGCACGCCCAGCCGTGCGATCTCTTCGTCGATCCGGAAACGGAAGTATTCGGAAGAAAGGTGCGGCAGGAAGTAAGTCAGCTTGCTGATATCGATGTTGTATTTATCCACCAGCTCTTTCCACATCTGCGCGCCGGAAGGAACGATGTTCTTGCCGAGCAGGCGGGTATCCTGTTTGAAGGAGAACACGCTGTTGGCGGCCCATTCCTCTGGCGTCATGTCGGTCCAGCCTTTGGTGCTGCCGTCTTCGTTTTTTACCGCGCCCGCGTACATGCAGGTGTCGAGGTTATTGGCGTAAGAGGCGATCTCCACCCAGTCTACCCGCAGCGACAGCCCTTCTTCGTTGGGTTTGTCCTGGAACAGGGCGGCGCTGGCGCCGTCGGAGAGCATCCATCTTAAAAAGTCTTTTTCGAATGCGATGATGGGATTTTCCGCGAGGGATTTGAGGTTTTCCGTTTCCGGCTCAAATTTGCGCGACAGCATCCAGCTGGAGAATTTCTCTGAGCCGGTGCTCACGGCGTTGCTGGTGTTGCCGCATTTGATCGACATGTAGGCGTATTTGAAAGCCTGCATGCCTGCAGCGCAGGCGCCGGTAGCGGCGATCAGCTCAACGGGCTGGCATTTCAGGATGCCGTGCACCATGGCGGCGTGGTTGGGCAGCAGCTGGTCGGGCGAAGTGGTACCGCAGGCCAGCAGCTGTAACTGTTGCATGGGGAATTTGTTGTCGAACAACATCTTCACGGCCTCGGCAGTCATCTCTGCGTTGGAGTGCGTGGAGTTCCCTTCTTTATCCAAAGCATAATAACGGGTCTTGATCTTGTTATTTCCCAGAATCATATTTCGGGCCCGGGAAGGCTTTCCATCAACCATTCCGAGGATGCTTTCCATATCATCGTTCCCTACTGGCTCATTCGGCAGAAATTTGGAGAGCCTCGTAATATATACTTCTTTCATCTGTAGTGATTAGTACTTTTTATTTTGGTCAGATGGCGTTTCATCTGGACTTGTTCGTTTTTTATGGGTCAGATGGAATGTTATTTCATCTGGACTTGTTCGTTTTTTATGGGTCAGATGGAATGTTATTTCATCTGGACTTGTTCGTTTTTTATGGGTCAGATGGAATGTTATTTCATCTGGACTTATTTGATTTTTTATCGGTCAGATGGAACGTTACTTCATCTGGACGTATTCGTTTTTTAACGGTCAGATAGTTACCTGCCCGGTTGTTACAGCGATAAAACAGTAGTGATTTTTATGTCCGGAACTGCGTATCCTGTTTATTTAACGTTACAAGCGGTGTTTTATTCACCGGATTTTACCCCTGCTTCGGTTTAAGCGGCCGTAAATATAGAATTTTGCATGCATTAATTGACCATGGCACCGGGCAGTAACCCGAAATTAATACTAAACTGTCGGCATTCTCGTTTCACTGCAAATTTAAGGAGAAAGAATCATCCTTCCCGGAGGGAGACGCCTTTATAATAGGTCACATCCTCGTTCAGCTGTTTGCGCCGCAGCAGCAGTTTCAACCATGAAGCTACTGTGGTGAAGGGCGACAGGAAGGGTATCGCCAGCAACAATATTACGCGGTATAACGTAACACGCCCCTGCCGGCCGGGATCGCCGGGCCCGCCCCTGGCGCTGATGAAGTTGGCAAAAAAGCGGAACGGTTTTACCCCGCGCATTTCCAGTACGATGAGGCCCGGTTTCATCTCCACGCTTCCCAGCGACAGCAGCTTGCCGTGCAAACCGCCGAACTCCCTTTGCGCCAGCGCTTCCCCGATGGGGGCGGCAAAACGGGCCGATTCCACGATATCTTTTTCCTGCACCCCCGCCGGCGGGAATACAAAAAAGGCTTCCTTTTTCCCCTTGGTAGACCAGCGCAGGATGGTGATCAGCGACACCAGGTTATGGTGCGTGTCTACCATCGCAATGTTGCCCACCAGGTTGGCGCCGATCTGATGCAGGTATTTTTTCATTTTTTCCTGGGCGTTGATCCACATGTTGCGGCAGCCCAGTAAAGTCACTACCGGCCGGTTTTTCAGCAGTTTCACCGCCTCCGGGCTCTGCAGGAAGGCGGCCACGGGTTGGGACGGCGACAAAAACCAGGGCTGGTAAGCCATGATCACGAGGTCGAAATGTTCGTCGGGGTTCACTTTCAGCGGTTGTATGGCCCTTGGCCGCGCCAGCACCGTTTCGGGCATGGCATCGAAAAACGCCTGTTTGGACCAGGGAAAGGGAAAGGGGCTTACCGGCACTAATTCCTCATATACCACTTCGGCCTTGCCCTGCAGGGGGCCCAGCACGTTATCGATGATCCTCCTCAGCTGGCCGGTTTGGGTGTAATACACCACTAATATCTTCGGTAGTTGACTCATAGACAGGTGTGTCGGATGTTCCAAAAAAGTTGTAAACATACAACAAATCTGGAATTTGTTAGGTTAGCGCTTCTTCACCGTACCGGAGCCGAGTTTGCTGACATTCAGCTGGGGATCTCCCTTGTAACGCACGTCGCCGGAGCCCAGCGTATTGGCTTTCAGCTCGCGGCTGGCATGCACGTCCGCATTGCCGCTGCCTGCTATATTCACTTCAGCCGTTTCGGCCAGCAGTTCGTCCGCCTCGCAATTGCCGCTGCCGGCAATGTTCACGTTCAGGTCGCGGGTCTGCCCTTTCAGCTTCACGTTCCCGGAGCCGGCCACGCTGACCCGCACTTCCGGCGCGTCGAAACTGCCGGAAAGGTCGCCGCTGCCGGAAAGGTTCAGGCTCAGCCCGCGGTCGGACGCGAAGTGGCTCATCACCTTCACATCGCCGGAACCGTTGACGTTCACCCCTTCTAGTACGGGGGTAATAATATATACCTTCACGTCGCGGTGGGTACGGACGTTTGTATTGGGCTTGAAACGGATCTCCAGGGCGCCGTTGTCGATATTGGATTCTATCAGGGGCACGATATTATCTTCCCCTTCGATGCTGAGGCTGCGGGTATTGCCATGGGTGATGAACACGTCCATGGAGCCGCTCACGGCTACGGCGGAGAAATCCCCCACCTGGCGGTCTTCCTTGGTGACGCGGCCGCTGCCGTCCACCGAATCGCAGGCGGCCAGCACGGTGAGCAATAGCAGGGGAAGGAGAAACAAACGGGAAACTGTTTTCATATACTAAGGTTTATAGATAAATGGTGACGCCGAAAAATACAAAGAATTCTTCAATCCCGAAGCGCAGGGTATTTAATGGGCAAACGCTATCTTTGCACCACCATGACAGAAAAGATATTGATCCTCGATTTCGGTTCCCAATACACACAGCTGATCGCACGCAGCATCCGGGAGCTGAATGTTTATTGTGAAATTCAACCATGTACGAAGCCCATTACCTGGGAAGACAGTATTAAAGGTATCATTCTCTCCGGTTCCCCGTTCTCCGTGAACGACCCGCTGGCCCCGGTGGTGGACATCAAAGCCATGGCCGACAGGGTGCCCGTACTGGGCGTTTGCTACGGCGCACAGCTGATGGCCAAGGTATTCGGCGGCGAAGTGGCCAAAAGCAGCCACCGCGAGTACGGCCGTGCGTTTATGGAGCATGCAGACAAAGAAGAACCGTTATTATACGACATCTCGCCCAAGAGCCAGGTGTGGATGAGCCATGCAGACACCATTGTGCGCCTGCCCGAGGCTTTCACCCCCATCGCTCATACCGAAAATATCCCGGTGGCGGCTTTCAAAAGCTTCACACTGGCTAAAAATCCGCTCTTCGCCCTCCAGTTCCACCCGGAAGTGACCCACTCCCTCGAAGGGAAACAGATCATCCGGAATTTCCTCGTGCATATCTGCGGTATTCACCAGGACTGGACGCCCGCCGCATTCGTAGCCGAAACGGTGGCCCGTATCAAACGGGAAGTAGGCGACAAAAAAGTGGTGATGGCCCTCAGCGGCGGGGTGGATTCCACCGTGGCCGCCGAACTGATCCACAAAGCCATCGGCCAGAACCTGTATTGTGTGTTCGTAGACAACGGCCTGCTGCGGAAAGACGAGTTCTCCTCCGTACTGGACTCCTATAAACACATGGGGCTCAATGTAAAAGGCGTGGACGCCCGTGAACTGTTCTACGGCGAGCTGAAAGGCGTCACCGACCCCGAAACCAAACGCAAGATCATCGGCCGCCTCTTCATCGAGGTATTCCAGCAGGAATCCGCCGAACTGAAAGATATCGCCTTCCTGGGCCAGGGCACCATTTACCCGGACGTGATCGAGTCCGTTTCCGTAAACGGGCCTTCCGCCACCATCAAATCGCACCATAACGTGGGCGGTTTGCCGGAAAAAATGAAGATGGGCCTCGTGGAGCCCCTGCGTTTCCTCTTTAAAGACGAGGTGCGCCGCGTGGGTAAGGAAATCGGCATCAGCGACATCTTCCTGGCCCGCCACCCCTTCCCCGGACCGGGCCTCGCCATCCGCATCCTCGGCGAAATCACCCCCGAAAAAGTGGCCATGCTCCAGGAAGCGGACGCCATCTATATCGAGAACCTCCGCGAATCGGGCCTCTACAACCAGGTCTGGCAGGCAGGCACCATCCTGCTGCCCGTACAGAGCGTGGGCGTGATGGGCGACGAAAGGACTTACGAATTCACCGTGGCCCTCCGCGCCGTAACGTCTACCGACGGTATGACGGCCGACTGGGCGCATCTCCCGTACGAATTCCTTGCAAAAGTTTCCAACGACATTATCAATAAGGTAAAAGGTATCAACCGCGTGGTGTACGACATCAGCTCCAAACCGCCGGCCACTATCGAGTGGGAATAATCTATCATATGTCCTGATTACGAATTACGATCAGGCCGCTGCCCCCGGGTATGCAGGCCGGGCCGTAATTCGTAATCGTCTTTTACGGAATGATTTTTGCAAATTTGGCACTGTATGAACCGAATGAAATCTTTAACCAGTCTTGCCGTGATCGCCACCCTGCTGGTAACGCTGCAGGCCTGTAGCATTTTCCGCTCGGCGCCGGCTAAAACCGACGGCCCTCCGCCGGAACTGTCGAAGCCCACGAAACCCGAGGAAAAGAAACCCGAAGAAAAGAAACCCGAAGCAAAAGCGCCATTCAACGTGCCTGCTTTTGCCAAAGAAGTAAAACGCAGCAGCTACAACATCGCCGTATTTGCCCCGCTTTACCTCGATTCGGTATTTGCCACCTCCCTCGAGATCCCCGGCCGCACCATGCCGCGGTATGTACTGCCCGGCCTCGAGTTCTATGAGGGCGTGCAACTGGCCCTCGATTCCCTGCAAAGCCAGGGCGCGAAACTGAACGTGACCGTGTACGACAACAAATCCCGCAACAACGACGTGGCCAGCCTCATCCGCAACCGGCTGCTCGACAATACCGACCTGATCATCGGCGCGGTGAGCACCCCGGAGTTCAAGCCCCTCAGCGACTTTGCCAAACAGAAAGAGATCAACCTCGTATCCGCCACCTACCCCAACGATGCCGGCATCACCGATAACCCGTTCCTGCTCATCAGCAACAGCACCCTGCGCTCGCACGTGGAAGCCATGCACGATTACGCGCAGAGAGGGTTCGCCAATAAAAACATCTTGGTGGTAAGAAGGGCCAGCAACTTCGAAGCCGGCATCGCCGGTAATATCAAAGCCGCTTACGATAAACTGAGCTACGATAAAAAGAGCCGCGTGCGCGAAGTGATCTGGAACGACGCCACCACCGACCTGCAGCTGACGCAATACCTGCTGACGGACCGTCCCAACCTGCTCATCGTCACCGCGCTCGACGAGGCCGGCGCCAAATCCATCCTGCGCAAGCTGGCGGCCCACAAAGCCACCTACCCCATGCAGGTATTCGGCATGCCCACCTGGGACGTGATGAAGTTCAAGGAGCCGGAATTCGCGGGCATCACCATGTATTATTCCTCTCCGTATTACAACGAAAAAACGGACCTGTACAGCCGCTACATCACCGACCATTTCCGGAAAGTGTATAAATCGCGCCCGTCCGACATGGCCTTCAAAGGTTTCGAGCTCACGTATTATTTCGTGAAACTGCTCATGCAGGACGGCGTGTATTTCAACAAAGACCTGAACAAACCGGCCAACCGCGTGTTCACGAGCTTCAACTTCCAGCCCGTGTACCTGAAAGACGGTGCGGCGGACATGCCCGATTATTTCGAGAACAAAAATATTTATATCATCCAGAAAGGCGACAGCGCCGACTTCCGGATGAATACCGCATTGTAACACCACATCCTGTTCAAAGCGAAAGCCGCATGGTACCGGAAGGGCATGCGGCTTTTTTGTTGCTTGCAAAGAATGGATCCTTTTTACTAATTTTAAGTTGCAATCAACCAGAATTTAATCGCCGGGAGGGGCCATACATCGGGATGAGCAGTAAATTAAATAATGAGGACGTGCTGCTGGCGGGCATCGCAGAGGCAGACGGGAAGGCGTTTGAAACCATCGTCCATCATTATTATCCGCGACTGCTCCCCTTTACCGCCAACCTCACCAAAAACCGGCATGTAGCCGAAGAGATCGTGCAGGAAGTATTTCTCCGCCTCTGGCAGCAACGGCACGACACGGCGCGCATCTATCATCTCAGCTCCTGGCTGTTCACCATCGCTTCCAACCTGTCGCTCACCTACCTGAAAAGGAAAGCCGTGGAAGGGCGCCTGCTGCAACTGCTCCGCGACCGGCAGCCGGACCGTACCCTCAACACTGAAGAACAGGTATACTGGAAAGAAAGCGGGCTGCTCCTCCGCGAAGCCGTACTGCGGTTGCCCCCGCAACAGAAGCTGGTGTATGAACTGAGCCGCCACGAAGGGCTCAGCACCCGGGAAATCGCCAACCGGCTGCAGCTTTCACCCAATACCGTCAAGAATCACCTCGTTAAAGCCCTGCAAACCATCCGGGATTTTGTGCGTCGCTCCACCGGGCTGTACTTTTTTTAATTTTTTTTCGGACGGACTA
Protein-coding sequences here:
- a CDS encoding beta-ketoacyl-ACP synthase III; amino-acid sequence: MKEVYITRLSKFLPNEPVGNDDMESILGMVDGKPSRARNMILGNNKIKTRYYALDKEGNSTHSNAEMTAEAVKMLFDNKFPMQQLQLLACGTTSPDQLLPNHAAMVHGILKCQPVELIAATGACAAGMQAFKYAYMSIKCGNTSNAVSTGSEKFSSWMLSRKFEPETENLKSLAENPIIAFEKDFLRWMLSDGASAALFQDKPNEEGLSLRVDWVEIASYANNLDTCMYAGAVKNEDGSTKGWTDMTPEEWAANSVFSFKQDTRLLGKNIVPSGAQMWKELVDKYNIDISKLTYFLPHLSSEYFRFRIDEEIARLGVHIPQEKWFTNLTRVGNVGTASPYFMLEELLNQDKLKKGDTIVMMVPESARFSYAYAHITVV
- a CDS encoding RNA polymerase sigma-70 factor — protein: MSSKLNNEDVLLAGIAEADGKAFETIVHHYYPRLLPFTANLTKNRHVAEEIVQEVFLRLWQQRHDTARIYHLSSWLFTIASNLSLTYLKRKAVEGRLLQLLRDRQPDRTLNTEEQVYWKESGLLLREAVLRLPPQQKLVYELSRHEGLSTREIANRLQLSPNTVKNHLVKALQTIRDFVRRSTGLYFF
- a CDS encoding head GIN domain-containing protein, translating into MKTVSRLFLLPLLLLTVLAACDSVDGSGRVTKEDRQVGDFSAVAVSGSMDVFITHGNTRSLSIEGEDNIVPLIESNIDNGALEIRFKPNTNVRTHRDVKVYIITPVLEGVNVNGSGDVKVMSHFASDRGLSLNLSGSGDLSGSFDAPEVRVSVAGSGNVKLKGQTRDLNVNIAGSGNCEADELLAETAEVNIAGSGNADVHASRELKANTLGSGDVRYKGDPQLNVSKLGSGTVKKR
- the guaA gene encoding glutamine-hydrolyzing GMP synthase gives rise to the protein MTEKILILDFGSQYTQLIARSIRELNVYCEIQPCTKPITWEDSIKGIILSGSPFSVNDPLAPVVDIKAMADRVPVLGVCYGAQLMAKVFGGEVAKSSHREYGRAFMEHADKEEPLLYDISPKSQVWMSHADTIVRLPEAFTPIAHTENIPVAAFKSFTLAKNPLFALQFHPEVTHSLEGKQIIRNFLVHICGIHQDWTPAAFVAETVARIKREVGDKKVVMALSGGVDSTVAAELIHKAIGQNLYCVFVDNGLLRKDEFSSVLDSYKHMGLNVKGVDARELFYGELKGVTDPETKRKIIGRLFIEVFQQESAELKDIAFLGQGTIYPDVIESVSVNGPSATIKSHHNVGGLPEKMKMGLVEPLRFLFKDEVRRVGKEIGISDIFLARHPFPGPGLAIRILGEITPEKVAMLQEADAIYIENLRESGLYNQVWQAGTILLPVQSVGVMGDERTYEFTVALRAVTSTDGMTADWAHLPYEFLAKVSNDIINKVKGINRVVYDISSKPPATIEWE
- a CDS encoding dialkylrecorsinol condensing enzyme, with the translated sequence MSQLPKILVVYYTQTGQLRRIIDNVLGPLQGKAEVVYEELVPVSPFPFPWSKQAFFDAMPETVLARPRAIQPLKVNPDEHFDLVIMAYQPWFLSPSQPVAAFLQSPEAVKLLKNRPVVTLLGCRNMWINAQEKMKKYLHQIGANLVGNIAMVDTHHNLVSLITILRWSTKGKKEAFFVFPPAGVQEKDIVESARFAAPIGEALAQREFGGLHGKLLSLGSVEMKPGLIVLEMRGVKPFRFFANFISARGGPGDPGRQGRVTLYRVILLLAIPFLSPFTTVASWLKLLLRRKQLNEDVTYYKGVSLREG
- a CDS encoding ABC transporter substrate-binding protein, translating into MNRMKSLTSLAVIATLLVTLQACSIFRSAPAKTDGPPPELSKPTKPEEKKPEEKKPEAKAPFNVPAFAKEVKRSSYNIAVFAPLYLDSVFATSLEIPGRTMPRYVLPGLEFYEGVQLALDSLQSQGAKLNVTVYDNKSRNNDVASLIRNRLLDNTDLIIGAVSTPEFKPLSDFAKQKEINLVSATYPNDAGITDNPFLLISNSTLRSHVEAMHDYAQRGFANKNILVVRRASNFEAGIAGNIKAAYDKLSYDKKSRVREVIWNDATTDLQLTQYLLTDRPNLLIVTALDEAGAKSILRKLAAHKATYPMQVFGMPTWDVMKFKEPEFAGITMYYSSPYYNEKTDLYSRYITDHFRKVYKSRPSDMAFKGFELTYYFVKLLMQDGVYFNKDLNKPANRVFTSFNFQPVYLKDGAADMPDYFENKNIYIIQKGDSADFRMNTAL